One Methanococcus aeolicus Nankai-3 DNA segment encodes these proteins:
- a CDS encoding DUF58 domain-containing protein, whose product MGKGNKEEILVITSLLLFVQGYLYVNIIPVMIGIGILLYILTIRISFNPEIEIAMINPKYEFVDNEYINLKFKIKNNSKIPYNIEIKNNNFYFDWDFEKTTVNKQEEIEYGVKLTPKKTGSFNFKDFEFRISDINNIYFKDIKLNYEYAFEVYPSIDSLKKQMKINKNIKLGKEMLDDIKMGVRNVEFEELRDYVVGEDYRFIDWNASSKKDRLIVKTFLSEKEAPTYILVDVSSEFRRELQLNKSKVKHISAIVQGMINSVVARKKQCIVIFFDNNSIKETMQVYNIDSVKKTINKYLKPIRGFPNLNFRKRKENKLIYQINKNIVGGNVIIITDGALRYNELINLHKELKNKNTDLYIISLNSILYLGDSQLNKDTIPKIYKKYIEREQIINQLNYLCPTIDIGPKDKIGGKL is encoded by the coding sequence ATGGGTAAAGGAAATAAAGAAGAGATATTAGTTATTACTTCATTGTTATTATTTGTGCAGGGATATTTGTATGTAAATATAATTCCAGTCATGATTGGAATAGGTATATTGTTGTATATATTAACAATTAGAATATCATTTAATCCAGAAATAGAAATTGCCATGATTAATCCAAAATATGAATTCGTTGATAATGAATATATCAATTTAAAATTTAAAATAAAAAATAATTCAAAAATTCCATATAATATTGAAATTAAAAATAATAATTTTTATTTTGATTGGGATTTTGAAAAAACAACAGTCAATAAACAGGAAGAAATAGAATATGGGGTAAAACTAACACCTAAAAAAACAGGTAGTTTCAATTTTAAAGATTTTGAGTTTAGAATATCCGATATAAATAATATATATTTCAAAGATATTAAATTAAATTATGAATATGCTTTTGAGGTATATCCTTCAATAGATAGTTTGAAAAAGCAAATGAAAATAAATAAAAATATTAAGCTTGGAAAAGAAATGTTGGACGATATAAAGATGGGAGTTAGAAATGTAGAATTTGAAGAATTGAGGGATTATGTGGTTGGAGAGGATTATAGATTTATTGATTGGAATGCCTCCTCAAAAAAAGATAGATTAATTGTTAAAACATTTTTAAGTGAAAAAGAGGCACCCACCTATATATTGGTAGATGTTAGCAGTGAATTTAGACGGGAATTGCAGTTAAACAAATCAAAAGTAAAACATATATCTGCAATAGTTCAGGGAATGATAAATTCAGTAGTAGCTAGAAAAAAACAATGTATCGTTATATTTTTTGACAATAATTCAATTAAAGAAACGATGCAGGTATATAATATAGATTCTGTTAAAAAAACAATAAATAAATATTTAAAACCTATTAGGGGATTTCCCAATTTAAATTTTAGAAAACGAAAAGAAAATAAATTAATATATCAAATAAATAAAAATATAGTTGGCGGCAATGTTATTATCATTACTGACGGAGCATTAAGATATAATGAATTAATAAATTTGCATAAAGAATTAAAAAATAAAAATACAGATTTATATATTATTTCATTAAATTCAATTTTATATTTGGGGGACAGTCAATTAAATAAAGATACAATTCCAAAAATATATAAAAAATATATTGAAAGAGAACAAATTATTAATCAATTAAATTATTTATGTCCTACAATAGATATCGGACCAAAAGATAAAATAGGGGGCAAATTATGA
- a CDS encoding DUF4350 domain-containing protein: MNNYIKYISYAIVGISLLSLPLSIPFIQTNQEYNIFNKEWNGCSEFGKIIYATGKPVPLMLPYSEYEFNDGVLIIIASDIKYSDSSISIIKEFLNRGNVVIIADDTGNTNNIYKELQLPVKIINNQPKDLFYLKDDDLLITPNIKGFDGKIITNKPSYIDSKNGEIIRTSSISNKILMEEINYSNGKIIVISDPDIFINGMKNHNKDFWTYLLNDYKGKTIYIDEAHRSTNAVYDIGTSYVQNNISNDAKFVLFIIMVLIFYLIKRIDLDIFNFLFKKKINLKKISEENNIEYDKLAKMIQKIKD, encoded by the coding sequence ATGAATAATTATATTAAATATATATCCTATGCCATTGTTGGGATTTCGTTATTATCTCTTCCACTGTCTATTCCGTTTATTCAAACCAACCAAGAATATAATATATTTAATAAAGAATGGAATGGATGCTCTGAATTTGGAAAAATAATATATGCAACAGGAAAACCTGTTCCATTAATGCTCCCTTATTCAGAATATGAGTTTAATGATGGGGTATTGATTATAATAGCTTCTGATATCAAATATTCTGATTCAAGTATATCTATAATAAAAGAATTTTTAAACCGGGGCAATGTCGTTATAATTGCAGACGATACAGGAAATACCAACAATATATATAAAGAATTACAATTACCTGTGAAAATAATAAATAACCAACCAAAAGATTTATTTTATTTAAAAGATGACGATTTATTAATTACCCCCAATATTAAAGGATTTGATGGAAAAATAATAACAAACAAACCATCATATATTGATTCAAAAAATGGGGAGATTATAAGAACAAGCTCTATTTCAAACAAAATACTAATGGAGGAAATTAATTATTCTAATGGAAAAATTATTGTAATATCTGACCCAGATATATTTATAAATGGTATGAAAAACCACAATAAAGACTTTTGGACATATTTATTAAATGATTACAAAGGTAAAACCATATACATCGATGAGGCCCATCGTTCAACCAATGCTGTTTATGATATTGGGACATCGTATGTGCAGAACAATATTTCAAATGATGCAAAATTTGTACTGTTTATAATTATGGTGCTAATATTCTATTTAATAAAACGAATTGATTTGGATATTTTCAATTTTTTATTTAAGAAAAAAATTAATTTAAAAAAGATATCCGAAGAAAATAATATTGAATACGATAAATTAGCAAAAATGATTCAAAAAATTAAAGATTAA
- a CDS encoding Ig-like domain-containing protein — MKKNIFKLGVKKHNTIKQVSKRTTIYAFLILMIILNPINGNSVNPSLLEQDDSYTHQYFSDILNDYSTIIGQMVQEDPSYLNNSILVYNKTKLTQQEIIYYQSKNISSPSMLVIGPFYNFSNNLNKLCELNYNLINDLNENTTNSIKNAKLTVVEINDTIELLYNNLDNINNISNLKQKNNTLYFNTSNIRNIIKLYIGGYEQYKNIVDSRYMELPVNSTGLYIKVSNEKPALFDNIIIYGGGGAPNTSIELTVGNNIYEVNNTDNIFSMNYSFNETGYYEIYATQKTSYFEPSQRFDTQNNLTSNVVVVEVSKIPTYILTEPKYIAFVNKTVRINGVVVDKNDNPVDGYISENGKYYKLNNGKFSIIKQSNIGGITDLPLKYNGTSIYQKSNKSVKVEFLRYPVNIVIETKNNNKNNAISKGENIEIVGQIYTPKTSSFEQNQRPEGANDYKCINIFVNNTKYATIQSKDKFDVNISINNSGNYIIYATYGGDNIYAPSKSNEIRLFVEDGIGIFSYLLMLMAIILIILIYFKRNNLINNKESSDNDNKIIDLSEKEEAGKQPLNIAEETQIDDYLSFELIEEAYKILFGELVKKYNISKQLTPRELLFKIKENYPELYPDLNFITAIHEKITYERARLDKSVKTEYFEKIKKILGEL; from the coding sequence ATGAAAAAAAATATATTTAAATTGGGCGTAAAAAAGCATAATACAATAAAACAAGTTTCGAAACGAACAACAATATATGCTTTTTTAATATTAATGATAATATTAAATCCTATAAATGGAAATTCTGTAAATCCTTCATTGTTAGAACAAGACGATTCATATACTCATCAATATTTCAGTGATATATTGAATGATTATTCTACAATTATTGGACAGATGGTACAGGAAGACCCCTCATATTTAAATAATTCTATTTTAGTATACAATAAAACAAAATTAACCCAGCAGGAGATTATATATTATCAGTCTAAAAATATATCGTCTCCATCAATGTTGGTAATTGGTCCTTTTTATAATTTTTCAAATAATTTAAATAAATTATGTGAATTAAATTACAATTTAATCAATGATTTAAATGAAAATACGACCAATAGTATCAAAAATGCTAAATTAACAGTTGTAGAAATAAATGATACTATTGAATTATTATACAATAATTTAGATAATATTAACAATATTTCTAATTTAAAACAGAAGAATAATACACTATATTTTAATACCTCAAATATAAGGAACATAATTAAATTATATATTGGGGGATATGAACAATATAAAAATATTGTAGATAGCAGATATATGGAGCTCCCAGTTAATTCCACAGGTTTATATATTAAAGTTTCAAATGAAAAACCAGCATTATTTGATAATATAATTATATATGGTGGAGGGGGAGCTCCCAATACTTCAATAGAATTAACAGTAGGAAATAATATTTATGAGGTCAATAATACAGACAATATATTTTCAATGAATTATTCCTTTAATGAAACTGGATATTATGAAATTTATGCTACACAAAAGACTTCGTATTTTGAACCATCTCAAAGATTTGATACACAAAATAATTTAACTTCAAATGTGGTAGTTGTAGAAGTTTCAAAAATTCCCACCTACATATTGACAGAACCAAAATATATTGCATTCGTAAATAAAACCGTCAGAATAAATGGGGTGGTGGTAGATAAAAATGATAATCCAGTTGATGGGTATATATCGGAGAATGGCAAATATTATAAATTAAATAATGGAAAATTTTCTATAATAAAACAGTCCAATATCGGAGGAATTACTGATTTACCGTTAAAATACAATGGAACTTCAATATATCAAAAATCCAATAAATCCGTAAAAGTTGAATTTTTAAGATATCCTGTGAATATTGTAATTGAAACAAAAAATAATAATAAAAATAATGCTATTTCAAAGGGGGAAAATATAGAAATAGTTGGGCAAATTTACACACCAAAGACTTCGTCTTTTGAACAAAATCAAAGACCCGAGGGGGCAAATGATTATAAATGTATTAATATATTTGTTAATAATACAAAATATGCCACAATACAATCAAAAGATAAATTTGATGTAAATATTTCAATTAATAATTCTGGAAATTATATAATTTATGCCACTTATGGCGGGGACAATATATATGCTCCTTCAAAATCCAATGAAATAAGGTTATTCGTAGAGGATGGAATTGGGATATTCTCTTATTTATTAATGTTAATGGCAATTATATTAATTATATTGATATATTTCAAAAGAAATAATTTAATAAATAATAAAGAATCCTCCGACAATGATAATAAAATAATTGATTTATCGGAAAAAGAAGAAGCGGGGAAACAGCCTTTAAATATTGCAGAAGAAACTCAAATTGATGATTATTTATCATTTGAATTAATTGAAGAGGCATATAAAATATTATTTGGGGAGTTGGTAAAAAAATATAATATTTCAAAACAATTAACTCCAAGGGAGCTCCTTTTTAAAATAAAAGAGAATTATCCTGAATTATATCCTGACTTAAATTTTATTACGGCAATACATGAAAAAATCACTTATGAAAGAGCACGATTGGATAAATCTGTGAAAACAGAATATTTTGAAAAAATTAAAAAGATATTGGGGGAACTTTAA
- a CDS encoding AAA family ATPase → MNGKEFYNAIKKEMTKSVVGNDEVIKLLTVAVLSNGNVLLEGFPGIGKTIIAKNFAGLFGLDFKRIQLTPDTMPSDILGFYFYNQKKSDFELRPGPIFTNILLADEINRTPPKTQSALLEAMQEGSITIDGKYMELPNPFMVIATKNPLEHEGVYALPEAQMDRFMFKIDILAIDKQDELEMLNRKQEGTFKNTISIISERDLRLANICVKKVKVSPEIMLYIHNIANASRNDNRLLYGVSPRASEQLMMASKALAFVEGRNYVIPDDIKYLFKYVLIHRIKVKLEYEMEGLTGGKIMEDIINIEVPK, encoded by the coding sequence ATAAATGGAAAAGAATTTTACAATGCCATTAAAAAAGAGATGACTAAAAGTGTAGTGGGAAATGATGAAGTCATAAAATTATTAACTGTGGCAGTATTATCAAATGGTAATGTGCTATTGGAAGGATTTCCGGGAATTGGTAAAACCATAATCGCAAAAAACTTTGCAGGATTATTTGGATTAGATTTTAAAAGAATTCAGCTCACGCCCGATACCATGCCTTCGGATATATTGGGATTTTATTTTTATAATCAAAAAAAATCAGATTTTGAATTAAGGCCTGGGCCAATATTTACAAACATTTTACTTGCCGATGAGATAAATAGGACACCTCCTAAAACCCAGTCGGCATTATTGGAGGCAATGCAAGAAGGTAGCATCACAATAGATGGTAAATACATGGAGCTCCCAAATCCATTTATGGTAATTGCTACAAAAAACCCATTGGAACATGAGGGTGTTTATGCCCTTCCAGAAGCTCAAATGGATAGATTTATGTTTAAAATAGATATTTTGGCTATTGATAAACAAGATGAATTAGAAATGTTAAACAGAAAACAGGAAGGAACATTTAAAAATACAATAAGTATAATTTCTGAAAGAGATTTAAGATTGGCCAATATTTGTGTTAAAAAGGTTAAAGTGAGCCCTGAAATAATGTTATATATACACAATATAGCAAATGCATCAAGAAATGATAATAGGTTATTATATGGGGTATCGCCAAGGGCGTCGGAACAATTAATGATGGCTTCGAAAGCTTTGGCATTCGTAGAAGGTAGAAATTATGTAATACCTGATGATATTAAATATTTATTTAAATATGTGTTAATACATAGGATAAAAGTAAAATTAGAATATGAAATGGAAGGATTAACAGGGGGAAAAATTATGGAAGATATAATAAATATAGAAGTTCCAAAATAG